The Phycisphaerales bacterium genome segment ACGCTGGACCCGCTCAAGATCAGCGGGCGGTGCGGGCGGCTGATGTGCTGCCTGCGGTACGAGGACTCGACGTACGAGGACCTCCGGAAGAAGCTGCCCCGCCGCAAGAGCCGCGTGGGCACCCCCGAGGGTGACGGCATCGTCATCGACTCGCAGATCCTGACGCAGCTGGTGCTGGTCTCGCTGGATGAGCCCGGGACCGACGGCAAGCCGCGGGAGGTGGCGATTCCGGTGGAGGAGCTGACCGCGCCCACGAACGCGGCCCCGGTCCGGCGCGATCCGCCGATGGAGGGGCGCGATGGACGTCCGCCCCGCGATGGCATGCGTGATGGTCCGCGGGATGGCCGCCCCCGCCGGGAGGGCGTGCAAGACGGCCCGCGCGAGGGTTCCCGCGACGGCCAGCGCGACCAGCGTGGGCCACGCCCTCAGCGTCCCCCCCAGCCGCCGCAACGCCCGGCCCCACAGCCGGTTGCGCCCGCGGACCAGGAAGACGCCAACGATGTCGACGACCTTGGCGAGGATGCGCCGATCCAGCCAGACAGCGTGAACGGGGAAGGAAGTGGACCCTCGCTCGATGGCGCGCCCCGCCCGCCCCGAGGACCCGGCCAGGGGAACAAGCGCCGGCGGCGTCGCCGTCGCAGCGGTCCCGGCCCAGGCCCCGGCCAGGGTCCCGGCCAGGGTTCGGGAGGTCCGGGCGGCGGGCGTCCGCAGGGCGGCCCGCCCGCGCCCTGAGGTGAATCTCTCACAGCCTGAGTTGTGAATCACGCGGCGGCACTGGCCGACACCACCGATTCGGATGTATTCTGCCTCAGCATTTCCACCAGGAGGCATTGTCCATGGCGAAGAAGAAGAGCACGAAGAAGGCCGGCGGCAAGAAGGCCGCGAAGAAGGCCGGGAAGAAGTCGTCCAGCAAGGCGAGTGGTAAGAAGTCCAGCAAGAAGTCTTCGAGCCGCGGCGGCGGCGGTCGCGCGGGCGGCGGCTCCAGCGGGAGCGCGAAGAAGAGCAGCAAGAAGGCCGGTGGCCAGTCGAGCAGCAAGAAGTCGTCGAGCAAGAAGACCAGCAAGAAGTCTTCGGGCCGTCGCTCCGGCGGCGGTGGTGGCGGCGGCGGCGGCGGGATGGGCGGCGGCATGGGCGGCGCCCAGGCCACCGACATCATCATCGAGTCCTCGGGTAACGAGGGCGGCGGTGGCGGCGGCGGGATGGGCGGCGGCGGTCAGGGCTGATCGCGCACGCGGCTCACAGCTAGACACACAAACGCGAACACCACCGGCCCACGAGCCGGTGGTGTTTCGCTTTTGCGGACGGGCACTCCCCGCGCCCGCCGCCTCATCAGAATGCTCAGGTGCTCACAACGAAGCGCGTCAGCGTCAGAAGATGTACACCTGCGCCGGCATCTCCATCAGCGGCGACATGCCCGGGCCCATGAGCGGGCCCGCGAGCGGGCCAGCAAGCGGGCCTACGGGGCCGAAGATCATGCCGATGTCGTGAGGCGCGGCCGCGGCGCTGCGCACCGGGGGCGGCCCAGTTTCCGCGATCGCGGCGATGCACAAGGTCGCGCACGTTCCCAACGCGACAGCGACGCACACACGCACCAGGTCCTTGACGAGTGAGCCACGTTCCATCGCCGAATCCTCGATTACCCCGATGTGCTTGCTCACCCCGTGCTCAACAAGATGCGCAGAGCGCGGTGAACCTTCGTCAGGTTCTTGGGAATTCATGCGTCGTGTTGCGAGTTGGATCTGATAACTGGAAAGCAGCCCGACGCCGGGACTGAGATCGCAACGCGATCGAAGTCCCGGGTACGCGCGCGGTGGAGCCGTATGTGCCTCAATCGTCCGCGCGCACTTACCCGGGACTTCGCCCAGAGCGGCTCAGTCCCGGCGTCGTTTGATCAAAGCCAAAAAAGGAACGAGCCGCACCAGGGGTGGCGATGCGGCCCGCTCCGAACGGAGACGATTGTGATTACTGCGGCGCGTCAGCGCCGGTTCTTCTCGAGCTCTTCCATCCGCTTGTTCATGCGCTCCAGCTGAGCGTTGAGGCGCTCCATCTGGCGGGCCATGTCCTCGTCAATGGGCGCGGCGCCCTGTGGCAGCACGAACTTCTGCCCGCGCCCGCTGTAGACGCGGAGCTGGTCATCGGCGTTCCATCGGAAGCCGTGGACCTTGGCCTCGTCGAGCTTCTCCAGGGCGTTCTCGAGGGCCTCGCGGGCGTTCTCGAGCGCCTTGCCCTCGACGCGCTTGGTGTCCTTGAGCAGATCGAGGGCCTTGCGGAGGCTCTCCCGGGCCTCGTCCAGGTTCTCGTTGCCGCCGTGGAACTGCCGGAACACGTCGGGCATCGGGGCGGGGGCGACCTTCGTCTGGTCCCACTTGGCCAGCTTGACCTTGAGCTCCTGCTGCTTGCCGTCGCGATCAACGGTCAGGGTCAGCGTGTCACCCGGCTCGGCCTTGGCGATCACCTCGCGCAGCGCCTGCTGGTTGTCGACGTCCTTGCCGTTGGCCTTCACCACGCGATCGCCGGGCTTGAGCCCCGCCTTCTCCGCGGGCATGCCCTCCATCACGGTGTCGATCATGGCGCCGCCGTCCTCGGCGTCGGTCATCGTGACGCCCATCATCGCCTTCGGAGGCGTCGCGGCGGGGGCCCACGCGGTGACGCCGCCGGGGCCGGCGAGTGCGCCGCCCTGCCCGGGCTCGAGGGTTTCCACGCGGAAGCGCGGGGCGGCGCCATACAGATTCCGCACCACAACGTTGGTGTGGAAGGTCTTGAGCACGTCGCCGTTCTCATCGAGGATCTCGACGCGCCCGCCGCGCTGACGCAGGCGCTTCTCGGGCAGCTCCTTGCCGTCGATCTCTCCGGTGACCTTGTCGCCCTCGATCTTGACCGTGTAGGTGTGCTCGCCGTCGCTCTCGCTCATCACCGTCGTCGACGTGGCGCGGGACTCCTGCCCGCGACGGCCCTTGAGGGGCT includes the following:
- a CDS encoding PDZ domain-containing protein, translating into MQINGTSMKRVMSLAAMIAVMAGTAAANAQEGDDRMQGFDQPLKGRRGQESRATSTTVMSESDGEHTYTVKIEGDKVTGEIDGKELPEKRLRQRGGRVEILDENGDVLKTFHTNVVVRNLYGAAPRFRVETLEPGQGGALAGPGGVTAWAPAATPPKAMMGVTMTDAEDGGAMIDTVMEGMPAEKAGLKPGDRVVKANGKDVDNQQALREVIAKAEPGDTLTLTVDRDGKQQELKVKLAKWDQTKVAPAPMPDVFRQFHGGNENLDEARESLRKALDLLKDTKRVEGKALENAREALENALEKLDEAKVHGFRWNADDQLRVYSGRGQKFVLPQGAAPIDEDMARQMERLNAQLERMNKRMEELEKNRR
- the ricT gene encoding regulatory iron-sulfur-containing complex subunit RicT, which translates into the protein MPIYPLPQFEADLKAQLDEADRAEYEALKTPKTLVVRFGALKMVGEFPYAGNVKPGCGSKIVVRTFRGTEIGEMLTSTCPNSGCGKSVSRKEMLQYISNSGGRDYPFFSDGRALRVAEMADMDKQAQLEQSRHALRLQVRDMAERLGVKVRITDVEPILGGETLTVYYLSEERVELRDLIRELSLLFKTRVDLRHVGARDEARLVADYEKCGQYCCCKNFLKVLKPVSMKSAKVQKATLDPLKISGRCGRLMCCLRYEDSTYEDLRKKLPRRKSRVGTPEGDGIVIDSQILTQLVLVSLDEPGTDGKPREVAIPVEELTAPTNAAPVRRDPPMEGRDGRPPRDGMRDGPRDGRPRREGVQDGPREGSRDGQRDQRGPRPQRPPQPPQRPAPQPVAPADQEDANDVDDLGEDAPIQPDSVNGEGSGPSLDGAPRPPRGPGQGNKRRRRRRRSGPGPGPGQGPGQGSGGPGGGRPQGGPPAP